The region CAGCTAGTCCGGTTATGGTCCCCTTCAAATCCCTGATTCAATTTGATAAGGCGTCATCCACGCCCGTTTTCATTCAACTGAGCAACCAGCTTGGCCACCTCATCCGGCAGGGAACCCTCGCGCCGGGGCAACGGCTTCCCGGTACCCGCCAACTCGCCGACCTGCTGGAGCTGAATCGACAAACCATCGTGGCTGCCTACGAGGAAGGTCTGGCGCAGGGCTGGCTCGAAAGCCGGTCGGGCAGCGGGACGTATGTGGCCACCCATTTCCCGGAGATAAAGCCGCAGGGGTTAGCGGGCGCAACGGATGATTCGTCTGCCACAAACAGCGTGTCTGCCGGGAGCAGGCCCGGTAATGAGCAACCGGGTTACGCGTTTGAATCGGTAGATTTTCTGGTGCGGCCGGTACTAACTAATCAGGCCGGGCTGCGCCTGGACGACGGGTTTCCCGATATTCGGCTGGCCCCGATGGAGGAACTGAGCCGGGCATATCGGTCGTATTTTCGCTGGGGCAACCCGCAGCAGCATTTCGGCTATAGTGACACCAAAGGGCATCCGCTGCTCCGGGAGCAATTGTCGGCTTACCTGAACGAAACCCGTGGCCTGCAAACCACGCCGGAGAACGTGCTGATAACCCGTGGGAGCATCATGGGCCTTCATCTGGCCAGTCAGGTGCTTTTGCGGCCGGGCGATGTAGTTGCGGTGGGCGAAACAACCTGGTCGGGGGCGACCATGAATTTTAAGAAAACGGGGGCAACGGTGTTGACCGTACCCGTCGATCAGTATGGGCTGGATGTGGACACGCTGGAAACAATTTGCCGGACCAGGCAAATCCGGATGGTGTTCGTAACGCCCCACCATCATTACCCCACCACCGTAACCCTCCGCGCCGACCGGCGTATCAAGCTGTTACAACTGGCCGAAGCGTATCGTTTTGCAATTCTCGAAGATGACTACGATTACGATTTTCACTACCTCAGTCGCCCTATTCTGCCCCTCGCCAGCGCCGACCGGCGGGGCATGGTCGTGTATGTGGGTTCGCTGACGAAATCCGTGGCACCCGCGTTTCGGGTGGGGTACGTAGTGGCGCCCAAAGTTCTGATTGACGAACTGGCGCGGCACCGGCGCATCATCGACCGGCAGGGCGATCCGATGCTTGAGTTCGCCATTGGACAGCTGTTTAAAACCGGAGATATGAAACGGCATTTTCGCAAGACCCTGCGAGCCTACCACGCCCGGCGCGATTATTTCTGCGATCTGCTGGCGAATGCGTTGCCGGACGTTGTTCAATTCAATAAACCCGATGGCGGGCTGGCGGTCTGGGCTTCCTTCGATCCGGCTATTGATATGGAATCATTGACCGAACAGGCGGCACAGGATGGGCTGTATTTGTCAAACGGCTTGTTTCATAACCCACTCGGACAACGGCTGAACAGCACCCGGCTGGGCTTTGCGTCGAGTTCAGAGGCAGAACTGGAGCGGAGCGTGGCAGTGCTGAAAAAGGTGGTTCATGCATAAACGCTGTCCGAAATGCGCTTTAACGCCCAGCCCGGTCTACCAGAGAGCACCAGGCTGGGTATTTAAGTTGGCAAAATTGACTTGTACGTGTAAGCTTATTCGTCGTCCTCTCCCTGGTCGACGTGCCCATGAATAAATCCGCCGGGCAGCTCTTCCTGATCCTCTAAAGGCGTGTCCCCGGGCTCATGCGGTCCTTCCTGACGCAGAATGGACTCTCTATCCGTTGCACTGCTTCCTCCTTGTTCTCCGTCGCCCTCTGGCGAGTACCATCTGACCATCTTCATATCTGTTGCGTTTTTAGCGAATTATCCTCTAAAGAACCGATGAAAGGAGGTGAGGGTTTAGAAAAAGAGAATTCGGTTCGGGCGGCTTCCGAGCGGAGTGTAGCGGTGCTGAAAAAGGTGGTTTATTCTTAATAGGTAATCTCCTCTTCGTCCAGCAGCTGTTTAATATTCAAAACGCAGCCATCCATGACGGTAATATTTTCTGACCAGTTGACAACATACCAGGTTGGGTCATTGCGATCGATGACATATACCTTTTGGGCACTTGTAATCACCCATAGTATTTTCTCGACACCGAAGGCAATAAGCTTCTCTGATTTCTGAATGAGATAGCCGTCCAACAGTCGGAAACGTCGGCCTTGATATCAACTTCGATCACAATTTTGGGTGGTATGTCGAAGTATTTGCCCTGTAGTTTACCGACTTTCTCTTTTTCAAAGATGACAATATCGTTTCCTAGATTATCCCCAACGGCTAAATGCAGTCCAATTTTGTTGGTAGCCAGCAGGTATTTTTTTCGGTTGATATGACCACCTAAATAAATAGTCAATAGGGCTACTAAAACTCCCTGCAAATCGGAACATGACATAATTTCTTCAATCGTTTTCTTTCCTGCCAGTACGTCCCGGTATCCCCGATAGTAAACAGGTTTCCCGCTCCACATTTCGTAAATGAGGGCAGAGGGTATGTTACGGGTAGATGGACGTCGTTTGGCTGAGGCTACAACTGTCATGCTTCTGTTGAGTTTCTGATTGACAAGTTTGGTATAAAAAAATGGCATTTTCAAGCGATTAGACAGCCTGTTTCCATGTTCTGTACTCGTTTGACATACAGAGGCCGCAGGGTCGAAACCCCATCTTAATTGCTTCCGTTTCGTTCCGAAAAAAGACTCGGTTTTCGACCTTCATCCGTTTACCGGCCCGGCAGTGAAGCCGACCATAAATTTTGCCGGGCCGGTAACCACCCAGCGTGATTTCACCCCGTTTCACTAGGCCAAACAAGGCGCTGCGTCGGGCAACCAGGCTTGTTCCCAAATCGGTGTGGCGAATCATGCCGCATCATGAAAAATCAACCCTACAGTCATGCGGTTACCCTGCCTTACTTCGCTGACACCATGCCGCATCGTGACCCGGTAATAGCCGCGCGCCCCTTTTGCGGGTCTGAATTTGGTCGTGAACAGCAGAATCTGCCCTTGTTTCGGTTGCAAAACGGTTACTTTGGACTGCATCCGGGGCCGCTGCTCAAGCATAATAAATTCGCCCCCTGTATACTCCTCTCCCGGCTGATTCAGGAATAAAACAGCCTGAAACGGAAAATATAACTCGCCGTACATGTCCTGATGGAGCGCATTCCAGCCGCCGGTACGGTACTTGAGGATGAGGGGTGTGGGTCGAGTTTGTCCGGCTTCGTGACAGATGGCGAGCCATTCATCGAGCGTGGTCGGGTAGCGTTGCGAAAGATTGAGCTTTGCGTTCCAGTCGTTGGCAACTGGCGCCAGTTGCGTAAATAAATCATGCCTAAGGGTGTCGATAGCCGGGGGCAATGGATACGTGAAGTATTTGTATTCGCCACTCCCGTAGCCATGATTCTGCATCACAATTGTTTTACGATACAATACCGGTGAGTCATAGAGTGCAGCCATTTGCCGGCATTCATCGGCCGTTAGGAGTGAGGGTAACAGCGCAAAACCCGTTTCGGTCAGGGTTTGCTGATGAGTGGGCCAGTGAACGGTAGTGATAGTCATGATTATTCCGGTTAAACACTTTTTTGTACGCTATTTGTCAACTTGGGCGGCCTCCCAGCCGAGCATGGCCTGTTTGCGTTCAGCACCCCAGCGGTACCCGCCGAACAGCCCCGTCTTTTTGATGACCCGGTGGCAGGGAATCAGGTACCCAACCGGGTTTGAACCAATGGCGGTCCCTACGGCCCGCGAGGCTGTGGGCTGACCGATGGCGTTGGCAATCTGGTCGTAACTCGCCAGATCGCCTTCCGGAATCTTCAGCAACGCTTCCCATACCTTTAGCTGAAAAGCGGAGCCGCGCATCAGCACCGACAGAACGGGTTTACTGCCTGTCCGTTCGGCCAACCCAACCGCCGGAGGGTTAAAAATCTGGTCAGCCAGCGGCTGCAGCGTAATAGGGTCATGCTGAAATGAGACCTCGGGCCAGGCGGATGCCAGAATGGTTTCGACTGTATCACCCTCATTCAGGAAGTGTAGCAGGGCAATTCTGCCGTTTATGGCCCCCAGAAGATACCGCCCGAACGGACTGGTGAAAAGGCCATACGCGAGGACTAAGCCGGAGCCGCCCTGTTTGAATTGCCCCGGCGTGATGCCTTCAATGTTGACGAATAAATCGTGCAGCCGACCCGTACCCGAAAGCCCCGCATCGTAAGCTGCATCTGTCAGGGGTGCGCCGTTGCGCAGCCTGGTTTTGGCGTGTTCGAGGGTCAGGTACTGGCTGAACTTTTTGGGACTGACACCCGCCCATTCCGTAAAAAGCCGCTGAAAGTGAAACTCGCTCAGATTCACTTTTTCGGCCAGTTCACTCAGGGATGGCTGTTCTCGATAAGTAGCAGTCAGGTGTTCGATAGCGCGGGCAATCTGCTGATAGGTGAATGTGCTGTCGGATGTCATCGTCGTTGTTGTGCGGGTTTGAATGCTGATGTTCAAGTTGTTTGGTGATACAAAGGTCGCTCGAAAAGTGGGCCGGATAAACCCGATTCTTGCTAAGTTAAGTGGGACAAAACGGGCTGTCAGTTAATGCAGGTGATTCGGTATCTTTGGTGAAAATTGAGCGTATGCCTGTTGAGTAATCAGCGCCCGCAGAGGTTCATCCACGTATGAAAAAAGGGTTACTTTTTATCTTCTTCCTGGTCAATGCGCTGGTCCTGAACGGGCAAAGCCGATTTGGTAACGAATGGATACGACCGGGCCAGAAATACCTCAAATTTACCGTCAATCAGGCAGGGATTTACCGGGTTGGCTACGAGGATATTAAAGCCGCTGATGCGTCCTTTCTGAAAACCAATCCGGCCCGCTGGCAACTGTTTTTCAGGGGAGAGGAGGTCGCTATTCGGGTGGTCGGGCAGCAGGATGGGACTTTCGATGCCCAGGATTACATTGAGTTTTATGGCATCGGGAACGACGGCGCGCAGGATTCGGTCGTTTACCGACCCCAACAGCGACTACATTCCTACCAAACCCTTTTCTCCGATAAAACAGCGTTCTTCCTGACCAGTAACCCGACGTTGACCGGCAAACGAATGCCCGAACTGAACCTGTCGGCGCAGGGATTGACGCCCGAGCCGTTTCATGTGGAAGAGACCGTTCAGGCCTTCACGAGCGAGTACACGTTCAATAACCTGAAGGGGCTGGAGCCGTACCTGCAACAAAGCTATTTTGAGCCGGGTGAGGGCTGGTCCGGACGGCAGCTTACCGCCGATTCTGTGGGCGTTGTTCAACTGAAACTGCCGGGCCGGACATCAGCAAACTGGCCCGTTACGCTGGAAGGCATGGTCAACGGGCGCGATAATTCCTACCACCAACTCCAGCTTCAACTCGACGCCAGTACCACCTCGCCCCTGTCTGTGGAGCCGTTTAGCGGATTTACGAGTCAGACATTTAAGGCAACGGTTACGCCGACAACGATTCAGAATGATCAACTTACTTTGCGGTTCCGGGGCGTGAAAAGCGGCTTTACCACCAACTATTCCATCACCTACCTCAAGGTGGCCTATCCGCAGGCGCTGGATATGACCGGGCAGGTCGGCAAGGTGTTTACCATACCGGCCAACCCGCGCCTAAGTGCTTTACTGGCCGTCAGAAATGTGCCAGCCACGTCGCTCGCGTACGATATTACCGACCCCGCCAATGTCCGGTTGCTGGCTACCCAACCTTCCGGCGACCAAACGCAGGTGGTTGTGAATGAGATGGCTCGGAGCCGGGTCGTGTTGATTACCAATAAAATCAATAAACCGCTGGCTATCCAGCCGATCCAATTTCGAACGGCGGTTCCCGAAACGGCGGATTACGTTATCATCACGCACGCATCGCTCCGGCAGTCGGCCGCTACGTATGCCGGTTACCGGTCTTCGGCAGCAGGGGGGAGCTACAAGCCGTTCATTGTCGAATCCGACTCCCTCTACGACCAGTTCAATTACGGTGAGAAGAGCCCGCTGGCACTTCGGCGTTTTGCCGATTATCTGGTGGCTAACACGGCTGTTAAGCACTTGTTGCTCGTAGGCCGGGCGAATAGTTACCCGTATACGGTCAAAACCGCTACCGACGATTTAGTCCCGACCATGGGCTATCCCGGTTCCGATATTCTGCTGTCGGCCGGGCTGGGTGGTTTCCCCCCGAACACGCCCGCCATCCCGACCGGGCGCATCAATGCAACGACCAACGATCAGGTACTTACGTATCTGGACAAGGTGAAACAGATGGAAGGGGCCAGTTACAACGGGCTTTGGCGAAAGCACATTGTTCACATCAGCGGGGGTAAATCGGCGGGTGAAATATCCAGCCTGCGCGAAGCCCTCAACGACATTGGCCGTATCTATACCGATGGTCTGTTGGGCGGTCAGGTAACGGCGTTCAGCAAAAACACCAATGCCGAAGTTGAGCAGATCAATATTGCCCCGCAGGTGAATGACGGGGTTAGTCTGGTAACGTTTTTTGGTCATGCCGGACCGGCCATCACCGATATGAATTTCGGGTTTGCTTCTCCGCCCGAAAACGGGTTCCGTAATCAATATTATCCGTTTATGATCTTTAACGGCTGTGGGGTCGGAGAGATCTTC is a window of Spirosoma linguale DSM 74 DNA encoding:
- a CDS encoding transcriptional regulator, GntR family with aminotransferase domain (PFAM: regulatory protein GntR HTH; aminotransferase class I and II~SMART: regulatory protein GntR HTH~KEGG: scl:sce1268 GntR family transcriptional regulator), with the translated sequence MDKTASPVMVPFKSLIQFDKASSTPVFIQLSNQLGHLIRQGTLAPGQRLPGTRQLADLLELNRQTIVAAYEEGLAQGWLESRSGSGTYVATHFPEIKPQGLAGATDDSSATNSVSAGSRPGNEQPGYAFESVDFLVRPVLTNQAGLRLDDGFPDIRLAPMEELSRAYRSYFRWGNPQQHFGYSDTKGHPLLREQLSAYLNETRGLQTTPENVLITRGSIMGLHLASQVLLRPGDVVAVGETTWSGATMNFKKTGATVLTVPVDQYGLDVDTLETICRTRQIRMVFVTPHHHYPTTVTLRADRRIKLLQLAEAYRFAILEDDYDYDFHYLSRPILPLASADRRGMVVYVGSLTKSVAPAFRVGYVVAPKVLIDELARHRRIIDRQGDPMLEFAIGQLFKTGDMKRHFRKTLRAYHARRDYFCDLLANALPDVVQFNKPDGGLAVWASFDPAIDMESLTEQAAQDGLYLSNGLFHNPLGQRLNSTRLGFASSSEAELERSVAVLKKVVHA
- a CDS encoding hypothetical protein (KEGG: bur:Bcep18194_A4933 hypothetical protein) codes for the protein MIRHTDLGTSLVARRSALFGLVKRGEITLGGYRPGKIYGRLHCRAGKRMKVENRVFFRNETEAIKMGFRPCGLCMSNEYRTWKQAV
- a CDS encoding Protein of unknown function DUF2086 (PFAM: Protein of unknown function DUF2086~KEGG: rso:RSc2567 hypothetical protein); protein product: MTITTVHWPTHQQTLTETGFALLPSLLTADECRQMAALYDSPVLYRKTIVMQNHGYGSGEYKYFTYPLPPAIDTLRHDLFTQLAPVANDWNAKLNLSQRYPTTLDEWLAICHEAGQTRPTPLILKYRTGGWNALHQDMYGELYFPFQAVLFLNQPGEEYTGGEFIMLEQRPRMQSKVTVLQPKQGQILLFTTKFRPAKGARGYYRVTMRHGVSEVRQGNRMTVGLIFHDAA
- a CDS encoding transcriptional regulator, AraC family (KEGG: mxa:MXAN_5899 ADA regulatory protein~TIGRFAM: methylated-DNA/protein-cysteine methyltransferase~PFAM: Methylated-DNA-[protein]-cysteine S- methyltransferase DNA binding; helix-turn-helix- domain containing protein AraC type~SMART: Helix-turn-helix, AraC domain), translating into MTSDSTFTYQQIARAIEHLTATYREQPSLSELAEKVNLSEFHFQRLFTEWAGVSPKKFSQYLTLEHAKTRLRNGAPLTDAAYDAGLSGTGRLHDLFVNIEGITPGQFKQGGSGLVLAYGLFTSPFGRYLLGAINGRIALLHFLNEGDTVETILASAWPEVSFQHDPITLQPLADQIFNPPAVGLAERTGSKPVLSVLMRGSAFQLKVWEALLKIPEGDLASYDQIANAIGQPTASRAVGTAIGSNPVGYLIPCHRVIKKTGLFGGYRWGAERKQAMLGWEAAQVDK
- a CDS encoding hypothetical protein (KEGG: sfu:Sfum_4007 hypothetical protein) translates to MKKGLLFIFFLVNALVLNGQSRFGNEWIRPGQKYLKFTVNQAGIYRVGYEDIKAADASFLKTNPARWQLFFRGEEVAIRVVGQQDGTFDAQDYIEFYGIGNDGAQDSVVYRPQQRLHSYQTLFSDKTAFFLTSNPTLTGKRMPELNLSAQGLTPEPFHVEETVQAFTSEYTFNNLKGLEPYLQQSYFEPGEGWSGRQLTADSVGVVQLKLPGRTSANWPVTLEGMVNGRDNSYHQLQLQLDASTTSPLSVEPFSGFTSQTFKATVTPTTIQNDQLTLRFRGVKSGFTTNYSITYLKVAYPQALDMTGQVGKVFTIPANPRLSALLAVRNVPATSLAYDITDPANVRLLATQPSGDQTQVVVNEMARSRVVLITNKINKPLAIQPIQFRTAVPETADYVIITHASLRQSAATYAGYRSSAAGGSYKPFIVESDSLYDQFNYGEKSPLALRRFADYLVANTAVKHLLLVGRANSYPYTVKTATDDLVPTMGYPGSDILLSAGLGGFPPNTPAIPTGRINATTNDQVLTYLDKVKQMEGASYNGLWRKHIVHISGGKSAGEISSLREALNDIGRIYTDGLLGGQVTAFSKNTNAEVEQINIAPQVNDGVSLVTFFGHAGPAITDMNFGFASPPENGFRNQYYPFMIFNGCGVGEIFSSFKTLSTDWLLAPQKGAGLVLAHSYYSYELPTTRYLTKLYSRLYTDASTLGMPFGKVQQQVNLALEKEGVDGYDISVILQMLLQGDPALSMYPLPNPDFSVESKGLYIQGKVVGSSLQNSDSLRVVVPVANLGKFVAGQLVALALTKTSNGSAATTTLRFPAFRYRDTLVYTIAKDEKLQKLEVTIDPGNQLVELSKSNNKASLDIDWAQAKTSTSYPPNRFPDRVSPEISVFLDGKVRENQAIVGVNPRIEVFILDENPLSPTDTSAVEVYLKSCASCSPNKLPSARFTVSAVSANQLRVATNAVLQPGGSYQLIVFGKDAAGNRTQPPYVLDIGVVAEDKPVTVTAYPNPATTYVKFDLNLNLTELPTESRLLIYNPSGVLVYTDTVSVTTGKNTWLWQATAAGVYPYSFRLTYKDGRTEMHTGKVVWQH